The sequence CTACCCAGCGGTTTATGGGTCTCGTGGCATGCATGCTCCTGGCGGGCGTGCCCGCAGAGGCTCATGGGCCAGAAAAACTTGATGAGCCCCCGATTTCCGTCGAGGGGATTGAGGAAATTATCGTCACCGCTTCGCGGCAGCCGGTCACCGCAGCCTCGTCAAAAGAGATCAATATGCGTGACTTCCTGTTGCGGCCACACTCGACGACGCAGGAGATCATGAACAACGTTCCCGGGTTGTTGGTCGTTCAGCATCAGGGAGGAGGCAAGGCGTTTCAGTACTTCATCCGGGGCTTCGACGTGGACCACGGGACCGACTTTCTGCTGGTGACCGATGGCATGCCGGTCAATCTGGTCTCTCAGGCCCATGGGCAGGGCTGGGCCGACTCGAATTACGTCATCCCCGAGACTCTGGAGGGCATCCGGCTCTTCAAGGGGCCCTATTTCGCGGAGTTCGGGGACTTCGCTGTCGCTGGTGCGCTGGCCTTCAAGACGAAGGACGAGTTCGAACAGAACTTCATCCTCGCCCAAGGCGGTTCCTTCGGTACTGCTCGCGGCGTATTTGGCGCCTCTACCGATCTCGGTTGGGGAAAGTTGCTGATGTCCGGCGAGGGCTATTACACCAGCGCCTGGTTCGATGATCCGCAGAACTTCTGGCGTGCAAATGGCCTTGTGAAGCTGACCCTCGAGCCCGGACCTGATCACCGGCTCACGATCTCCGGGCAGATGTACGCTGCTGATTGGGACGCGTCGGGCCAGATCCCTCAACGTGCTGTCGAATCGGGCGAGGTTGGACGCTTTGGCTCGTTGGACCCCACAGAGGGCGGGCGCACAAGCCGCGAAATCTTGAACGTACAATACACCTGGGAGCCAACCGAGGCCGATCGCCTCAACGCGCAGGTCTGGGGGCAGCACTACACCATGGACCTGTGGTCGAATTTCACATTCTTCCGCGACGCAGGCCTGCGCTTTACCGCTCCGGCAGCAGGAGATATCGTCGATACCTGCGCTGGCTGGGCCCCGGACAACCCGGTGTGCACTCCGATCGATCCGTCGGCGAATTACATCACGGGCGACGGGATCTACCAGCGGGATGAACGCTTCCTTTACGGTAGTCAGGTGACCTACTCGCACGACGACGAGGTCGGCACGATTCCCTATGTCGGCCAGGTTGGCGTTTATACCCGTGGAGATTTTCCCAATCTCACTCTGGACCGCCAGGTACGCCGCCAGAGCTTCTTTACCGTCAACAAGGTCAAGGTCGAGGAGTATTCCTTCGGCGGCTTTGCCAAGGCGGAGTTCTTTCCGGCCTGGTGGCTTCGAGCGGAGCTCGGCCTGCGCGGGGACTTTTTCGTCTTCGACGTCCAGAACCGACTGAGGGCGCAGCCTGCTGACCGGAACTTCGAGCCGGTGCCCATCGAGGGGCATCAGACCGACGGCATCGTCAGCCCCAAGGTGAACGTCGTCATCACGCCCTTCGAGGAGGAGCATACCGAGCTGTACTTCAATTTCGGGACGGGTTTTCACTCCAATGATGCGCGGGCTGTGGTGCGCACGGGTCGCGACGGTCTGGTGCGGGCGACCGGCGGCGAGACCGGGTTTCGCGGGACCTGGCTGCCGGGGCTCGAGGTCTCGTCGGCCTTGTGGATCATGGACCTGGACGAGGAGTTGGTTTTCTCGGGGGATGGTGGCGACGTGGATGCAGATATCGATCTCGCCACCGGGAACTTCGTCCCGGCAGGTGCGTCGCGGCGGTGGGGAGTCGATTTTTACAGCCGATACGAACTTACCGACTGGGCCTATCTGGATTACGATCTCGCGTGGGCGTCGCCTCGTTTGAAAGACGGCAGCGCCATTCCGCTTGCTCCGAAGCTCTACATGAACGGCGGCCTCTCGTTCGACTACGAGGGATTGGGTGCGACCTTCCGCGTCCGCAGCCTCGGAGATCGCCCGGCCACTGAAGACTCCAGTATCATCGCCCCCGGCTGGACCCTGTTCGACATTCTTCTTCGGTATCGATGGGAGAATGTCGAACTGTCACTTGCTCTGCTGAACGTGACCAACGAGAGCTGGAACGAGTCCCAGTTCGCCGAGGCGACCTGCCTGGAAAGCGAGGAGTTGTCCGGACAGCCGTGCCCCGAGGTGGGGAGCCTGCCGCGACAGATGGCTGCGGCGGATGGCGTCGACGATCTTACCTTCTCTGCCGGGATGCCCTTCGCGGTCCGAGCCGGCATTCAGGTTTTCTTCTGACGCCCGGGGGCCTCGCTTGAGACCTTGCCTGCCTGCCTGCTGGCTTGCGCTGATCCGCGTCAGCGTGGCGTTCGTGAGGGTCGCAACGCCCGAGGTCTGGACGAAGAGATACGTCACTCTGTTGTTGTCCGAGTCGCCACGGTAAGCCACAAAGAGCGTGCCGCGGGGGCTGGGTAGATGTCTGTTAAACGCACAAACGCCGCGCCAGCCCGCTCGGTGCGCAGGTGGACGCGGCGTTTGGAGACACCGTATTTGTGTTCGTCGTCGGATTCCAAACTGTCCTCTGGTGCGGAACAGTCAAGGCACCTCCAGTGGGCGAGGCGTCGATCATCCTGATTTCACCAAATTCAAAACGCCTATCCTTCAACCTTCCCATCTGCGCCGATTGTCACGCTCGTAGAGCCAATGAAAAGGTGGGCTGGGCCATCGCACTCAAAATCACTGAATGGTTCCACGACGTTCGGCCCGATGAACGTAACGTCATATCTCACGAAACATTGCGGCGCCTCACAGTACGGAGGAACCAGGGATGCATCTTGCAGTTCGACGGTATAGTTCACCACTTCCCCATCAACAGTGCAGGTGAAGTCAGAGTTCGGTGGGTCGTCGGCAAATGGGCCGCGGGTGGTACTCGGACCAATGAAGTTTTCCGAGTCCAAATCCCAGAGAGCCACAAACTCTTCGGTCGAGACCTGTCCCGCCTCGCGGTAGGGGCGGTCTGTGAACCAGCTCGTCTCCGGGTTGGTGTTCACGAGGAGCAGCTCGGAATCGCTGAGGACCGCACCTCCTGACGTCTGGACAAAGAGCAGTTCGGCTCCGTCGTTGTCCGAGTCACCGCACGCAGCGGCAAGAAACATGACGGTGGCGAGTAGATAGATTGGTATTTTCATTCGCGGAGGTTTCCCCAGCTTCGGAGCTGACTGTAAACGCAATAACGCCACGTCTGTCGAAGTTAGCCTCCGGTTTCGACAGCCAAGCCAGCTCCGCGAATGTCCGGGATCGGCGGCCATGTGCCGAAGATCATTCTAAAACCAAAACCGAAGGATCCCGGCCAGAGGATTTTCTCGTCGAGGAGGATTCTCTCACGCGCAAACCACCCCCAGACATACTCATTGGGTTCCTGACGGCGGGCTGAATCATACGCCTTGCGAGGCGTCGGGTTTCTGGCGCGCTCGCGGCGATATCTGCGTGCATCGATCAGCGAGATTTTCCGGCCGTAATCGCGAATTCAGCGTTGGTAATTGGGTGCGATGTTTTTGCGGGTCGGCGGTGGCGCGTTAGGAGCGCCTCATGAATAAATCTTACGAAGGTCTTCACGCGGTTGTCACCGGCGCTGCCTCAGGCATCGGTGCTGCCGCAATAACTAGTCTAGCCGAGCAAGGTGCTCGTATTACCGCGCTCGATGTACAACCCATCTCTGTCGAGGGGGTCCGGTCGATTGAGGTCGACCTTGGCAATCCTTCTGCGATCGACAAGGCGGTAGCAAGCATTGACGAGCCCGTTGATGCGCTATTCAACATTGCAGGCGTGCCGCAGACCCGTCCGGCAGTCGACGTGATGCGAGTGAATGTTCTCGGTTTACGTCACCTCACGGAGTCGCTTCTGTCGTCGATGCCGGCAGGGTCGGCGATTGCCAACGTGGCCTCCATCGCCGGCAACGAGTGGCCGCAACATCTGGGTCAGATCAAGGAGCT is a genomic window of Candidatus Binatia bacterium containing:
- a CDS encoding TonB-dependent receptor plug domain-containing protein, translated to MGLVACMLLAGVPAEAHGPEKLDEPPISVEGIEEIIVTASRQPVTAASSKEINMRDFLLRPHSTTQEIMNNVPGLLVVQHQGGGKAFQYFIRGFDVDHGTDFLLVTDGMPVNLVSQAHGQGWADSNYVIPETLEGIRLFKGPYFAEFGDFAVAGALAFKTKDEFEQNFILAQGGSFGTARGVFGASTDLGWGKLLMSGEGYYTSAWFDDPQNFWRANGLVKLTLEPGPDHRLTISGQMYAADWDASGQIPQRAVESGEVGRFGSLDPTEGGRTSREILNVQYTWEPTEADRLNAQVWGQHYTMDLWSNFTFFRDAGLRFTAPAAGDIVDTCAGWAPDNPVCTPIDPSANYITGDGIYQRDERFLYGSQVTYSHDDEVGTIPYVGQVGVYTRGDFPNLTLDRQVRRQSFFTVNKVKVEEYSFGGFAKAEFFPAWWLRAELGLRGDFFVFDVQNRLRAQPADRNFEPVPIEGHQTDGIVSPKVNVVITPFEEEHTELYFNFGTGFHSNDARAVVRTGRDGLVRATGGETGFRGTWLPGLEVSSALWIMDLDEELVFSGDGGDVDADIDLATGNFVPAGASRRWGVDFYSRYELTDWAYLDYDLAWASPRLKDGSAIPLAPKLYMNGGLSFDYEGLGATFRVRSLGDRPATEDSSIIAPGWTLFDILLRYRWENVELSLALLNVTNESWNESQFAEATCLESEELSGQPCPEVGSLPRQMAAADGVDDLTFSAGMPFAVRAGIQVFF
- a CDS encoding coniferyl-alcohol dehydrogenase encodes the protein MNKSYEGLHAVVTGAASGIGAAAITSLAEQGARITALDVQPISVEGVRSIEVDLGNPSAIDKAVASIDEPVDALFNIAGVPQTRPAVDVMRVNVLGLRHLTESLLSSMPAGSAIANVASIAGNEWPQHLGQIKELLDLSDFAEALAWCEAHPDDLGDGYFFSKECVVVYTFRLSKRAIAKGVRVNSVSPGPVESAMMPDFRATIGSQTLEWTTQQAIGRMAQPKEMVPPLLFLNHPDSTYVNGLNLVADGGFTAAFSLGEVDFTALAG